The Gossypium hirsutum isolate 1008001.06 chromosome D03, Gossypium_hirsutum_v2.1, whole genome shotgun sequence genomic interval catcttgggagCATCGATagagcactgtagatctcctaaacacatgtccaactcaaaagggtcttcagaaagtttgtacagagaagttcaagctgtgatatctggggcacccaattcttaTATTTGTTCttggaattttttttctttccaagatgtacattcccaattaattcaTTTGTCGTCCTTTtttactattttcgataatttgttctttcgagctatgctcagaaccaactttattcttatccattgttatgaccatttttgcaagcatgttgcattggaataatgattaatggactaataaaactttcacaaatgaagttttgcatattactctgaaaagtttctaaataatttaggaacctgaaacaagactattgtttagagcacaccaaatttaaaggttggaaatttgagaaggaatagtctaaatttagaatttctctttggatttttgttgtcaaatgcgttGATTGACAAGACATCATGCTGGTGACAAAGCTTacataaacaagcaagcaatgattaatcaggcaataggaagaggttacctcgaagaagagagccttcatttacacataagtctttggtacgacgccttgggaatggtgtaaggaacCAGAATGATGTAGATCTTGTATCCTTAAATTGGATAAGAGAAGATTGTGGAAAAGCCATATTTCTACCCTCGGATTGCAATGAGAGATTGGTGGCACAAAGTGTGCGCCCTaatggattaaactttaaggtttatagggggcaatctgactaagtgATTTTTTGAAGAAGCCGGTCAAGCGATAAGGCGTTGTAACACGTCAGTCACAAAGTCTTAGTAAACTtcgagcaatgacaacctaagcgggatcgttctcgaaaaaataaaattctacattcatgcaaacaccattcacacatgtctagttaaggagcatttgattcattttgatcatgtcatcctaatcattaggcataattaggttcatcatacaggtcatgttccccagagaataaATCAGTGAAAAATCGAAAagaaagccttgcctccatcggttgcagtggagctggttaaagatagcagatcttgccttcctgcgttaacagtggagcagatcgaaaagaaaaccttgcctccatcggttgcagtggagctggtcaaagatagcagatcttgccttcatgcattaacagcgaagcagatcgaaaacaaagccttgcctccatcggttacAGTAGAGCTAGTTAAAGATAacaaatcttgccttcctgtgttaatagtggagcagatcgaaaagaaaaccttgcctccatcggttgcagtggagctggttaaagataacagatcttgccttcctgcattaacagctcttgccttcctgcattaacagcaaagcagatcgaagacacaaaccttacctctctcggttgtagcagagctggttgaagacaacagatcttgccttcctgcattaacagcgaagcagatcgaagacacaaaccttgcctctctcgggtgtagcagagctggttgaagacaacagaTATTGCCCTCCTGCATCAACAACAGAGCAggtcgaagatggcagattttacctccctgagattacagtggagtacattgaagccagtagtTCTATCTCCTTgagcaacagtggaatagattgaagattacggatcttatctccctaagcagtagtggagtagatcacatcaagtcctatctccctgaagttgcagtggagcggattaaaaccatagatcttatctccctaagcagtagtagagcaaATCGCaccaagtcttatctccctaagcagtggTGGAGCAGACGAAaaaaaaccaatcctatctccctgaagttgcagtggagtggattaaaaccacaaatctcatccccatggagttgcaACAGAGTAGATTGAAGTCATATCTCTATAAAGATGTCGTAAAGAGGATCGAAGTAATAAGACGTAGTGGATTGAAGCAGTACCCAAAGAAGCCAAGCCTCGGCGAGACCAGACAAATTTGGTCCTTCTTAGTCTTTGCtttgttctcgttacacgaaaacgagcaaagaggggcagctgtagaagcccaaatttgctggcctagtaaaaataataacccagtcacaaatgggcccaaaaattaaaaacctaGCCCAAACAACATTAACATTTTCAGCAGAAATGAGTAAAAGAAACCCTAAGAGCCGCATGCCTCGGGtggcctcctcgtctgccacCCCCAGCCACCAGGCACCTTCAGCGCACGCCTCTGACACTGCAGCCGTTGGCCCTCCACGCGTTTCAGACCAGCTGCAGAAAGAAATGAATGCAAAGAAATAAAGAGCAATCAATAAAAAAACAGTTTGTAATGGCCTATAAAAAACAACAAGAGCCATTTTTGTACTTCTTCTTCgattttctttgtaaaaaaaatgcACATCAGTGAATCGAAACTCAGAAACCAAATTCTAAAGgttgatatttttttcttttgcaaactgttcttttcatttttctttctattattctttctatttactttttttttaaaatctattttaaaaaaggttagcaaataagataaaaaaaagaaaaaggaaagaaataccTGAATCGGCCCTTGAACCGGCCAGTGATGGTCCATTGCCATCGTCGGATTCAGGCTCGAGAGGGGGCCAAAGACCTTGTTTTCTCCTCGACTTCCTTTTTCGAAGTTCAGGCGCTCTGAATATGCCTCAAATGCACGGATCGAGGATTTCGTCGCGCTACGCCGGCCACCGGCCATAGCGGCGATCAGGAGCGGCCGAGAAAAGGGGTTGAGGGGATTTGGGATcctcagtttttttttaaaaaaagaagaagaaagaaatgggGGCTGATTTctcttttttagggttttattttttttctatttatataaGATTCTAAACTGTGCCGTTTGAAAGCTTGGAGAGTTGCACATTTTTGTCTTAATgggcattttatgcaattagtcCCTCCAATTCTGTGGACATTCAATGCTgccttttgtttcattttaatttcgGCCACAGAATTTTGCGCCTGATTCAATCTGGTCCTGTACAGACCAACGCGCATAAGGGACGGGGAATATTGCACAATCAGTCCCCCATGTCCTCAGCGCAATTTATTTCGGTCCCCCTAGCCACCTGTTTCATGTATTTGCAGTTTAAGACCCGTTTTTTATTCTGTTTCAACCACGTCCTTAAtgtgtttaatttttatatatgctattttatcattatttgttttaagcctttacatttattatttatttgaaattgttttgcattaatttttttatatattttttaaaaaaaaattgtttcttttattgtttaagattttcttttgtatattattttattttaaactattttagatTGACTAGTATTTATctcaagtttttatttatttatttggtttaaatttatatattatcatcttatatattattatctatattaaaatattttaatattaataatttcaaattgttcatacatttttataatatatatatttacgtacatacttttcattcattataaatatatactttttatattttatatttcatatttttatatacatagatatatgtaaatatacacattttaattcatatatgtatatatatatacttgtacatgcttaaatatatttttcatatttcataattcttatatacttacatataagtatacatattttacttcacatacatatatttttatattattacaatctgtaaatatatacacatacatacatacattcatacatatattctattcttagttttatttgtttgtttcattGTCTTGGTGTTTTGTGTGATGTTTACCTTTTCTTATTACGTGTCTcctattttcatcttattttattttgtgttgCTTCATTTATTGTTGCTGCAATTTAGTTATCAATATCACatcattattattgttgtatCCCATTATTTGTCTTTCAAATATTTCGTCCACACGGTTACTTTACATTATTTCACTATTATTGTATCTTACATTATGTTTTAGAAAAAACATATTTGTTTGCTCCCATACGATGTTTAATAAACTAAGCATATATCATGTTAAATATCACGATAGTTCTTACTCAAAATTcctcaaaaggaaaattttttcaaaacgaGGCAATATTTTGcttttggaaaatcgagaaaacgtgctctaacgtgctgggtttcgatttctcattcgactaaatagccaaatatcctttttaaacttttaaagtaaagcaatatttcgcgtttggaaaatcgagaaaacgtgccctaacgtgctagttttcgatttctcgttcaactaaatagccaaatatcctcttaaaacttcaaagtatggtttcattaaactataaggtgatcttggtttcgatggtttagagtatcgtgtcctaacgtgctggatgtgatattctttcggaacaagagaatcttatatttcaattcacgttatcagagtttcttttaaggatcgtatttttaaaactcttcaaggTTTTCAATTtccgacactaagacactaattaatcaactaggtaccaattttgggcgtatcgagggtgctaatccttcctcgtgcgtaaccaactcccgaacccgttttctgaatttcgtagatcaaaatcgttattttaataaaaattaaatcgtttattaaaaacaaccacttttcgagatgacccgatcacacctcatcaaaaaaagattggtggcgactcccgttttcattctttttttcaaaatccaagtcgaccccgttttaacAAAAAATAGGTGTCAACATATATATTGTTtagttattattaattattttataagtgagagttataattttattttttgagatgTATCGAATGATTcataaatttaagtttaattatcaaCATACCGATTATAATAGgagaaaattgaaattgaaattattaacttaattattaGCATTTTTAACTTTAGTTAGATTAGTAATTTCAAGCTTACTAGTCATGGAATTAAATGAAAGATAATGTTTAAGTAAACTTGATTTAAATACCATTTTTCATAATCATACTAAttaatataattcttttttaaaaaatcatattaatacatatttttaaaaaaatattttaaaaaaatctagatACCACATGTAATATTTTCCTCAATACATTCTTAATTTATGGTACTCTACCACTCAAAAATGTAAAGCCAGCCAAAGAATAATACCTAAGAAGAAGAATAAGTTTGGATGATTGGAAATTCAGGCCAAAAAGATGAAGACGATTtccattttcaattcattttgaTCCAAAACCAAACCATTTTGCCAGAAAAAACTTGTTCTTTCCACGAGATGCTTCTGCTATTGAATCTGTTCCACCTTTCACTGGTACTGCACCAGGTTTTGCTGCAAATTAAGGTTTAAACATGAGCGTTAATGGCTTCATTTCGTTCAAAGAACATAAACCAGGAAAaagaatttcaaagaaaaaatcaGTTAAAGCACtcggtatgtatatatatatgattaattgTAAGCTTGTATAGGTTGGGCCATGCAAACAATATTTGTGCAAcatgaaaaacatgtttaaaaacAAAGCAAAACCTGGTTTTGAAGGAGGCTTGTTAACTTTTGCACTCCTTGCATCATTAGAAGTCTTATCAGAATGTGTTGCAGAAGCTTCACGACATGAAATAGACGGTGATTTCGTCTCCGACATCGTATAAACAGTATCATCAACACCTATACAATCAACAGAAATTTTACAACTATGGTGTTTAAGGTTATCAGATATATATATGGATTGCTTAATTACCATCATTAGAGGGCTTTCCATAGGTATGTTGCAATACTTCAATGAACGAATTGTCCCTTTCATCTTGCATTACTAAgaaaacaacccaaaaattagataaatttcaTTCACTGAGGTTAAGTTTGTTGATAGATATGGAAGTTCTTACATTGATCGTAAAGAGCATTTCGATAATTCGGGACCGAGCCGACCAGAAGTAGTTGAACTGCCTCTGCATCTCTAGCCATGGACAGTTTAGCATACACATTCAGATTTTGTGTGTCTAATAGAATGCCAGAAAGCTGTAAAAAAGAAACCAGTTTAGAATCACAGACCAGAATTGCCTGCTGAAGAATATAGTGAATGGGAATTTACCAAAAGCTTTTTCAGCATAGGGGTTTGCAGTAGTTCATATGCAGCTTCACAATAATTATCTGTTAGAATTGTGCATTGAGATCCAACCTATAAGAAAGACCCAAACTAATTTATGTCCTGAAGTTGGTGGaatagaaaagaaataaaggTTGTAAGTAGCTATGGATGTTAATATTACTGACCTCTCTATTTGTTTTGAGAATATCTTGGCCAACTACAAGGATGCTTAACTGGCCAGCCATCATTAGAGTCTCCACATCCACCTGATCCTCAGACATTGAAGTATTCATGTTTAGTTTTAGTGCTCAATAGATATTAGGACATGggtacataaaatttttaaaaaacaaaagttcaaaaaaaatatatctaGCATGTTTTTGTATCTGACACCCAcattttaatttgggtatttttttaatataattttaacccTATTTACTCGTAAATAGGAAGATAAACATGTGTTAGGGCATTCAAACTCACATTCTCCTACTATAATAACAATATCAATGTCAATTGAACTAAAACTTAGTTGACTAATTAACCATACCTATTAActtcataaattaaattataatatgaatTTGTATTTAATACACTCTCCACGTATAAATTTGCACGCCAACGGCAAGCCACATGCAATCACTTTGTTGAAAGTGCTAATAGATTAGATTATGGGTTAATATAAGTAATGTAATAACtatgtttataaaatataatctaaaaaataaatgaggttttaattaaaataatagagGTAAAAGGTAATGAAAATTATGgtacattaattttaaattatataatgtgcatttagattttatataaaatataaaataaaaaaatatttgttcaagtaatgtttattattttataaaagaaatgattttTTCATAATTTCTCGATTCAATTAATAGGTGATACTAATTAAGTCAATCCCTAATAATAGTACAAATATAATGTAAcactttaaaattaataatagtaaactTGTGTcaaattaaaactatatatacGTGTGAGAATTATTATTAGCTACCTAAACTCTTATGAATTTAAAAACTATCATGGAgcaatttttaaattcaataatCATCCTATATTTATCATTGGAACATGAAAGAGTACCTCCTCGGCAAAGAGAAGTGAGGTAGCATCAAGGCCAACATGGTGAAAGAGCCAAGCCGCCTGCCTATGTTTCCACATTCTTTCCCTTTTAACATTCATCACTGGCACCACAATGCacccttcttcttctcctcctttACTCTTCTTACCTCTGTTATCTAATAGCCATGCATAGCATATAGCTGCCACCATTGAACTCGTACCTGAAAACCCACCTACATTTCTAATTAATAGACTAATTCCCATAACGCACACCCCGTAATCAAAACATGAATATACTTAACTGTTAGAAGGTCCTGACAGGACGATCTTGGCCTTGGATCCAGCCTCTCCATTCAATATCATCTCGAACTTACTTCTCTGATCTTTTAGAAATTTATTAAGGCTAATTTCTCGAGTTCCATCATCTTCCTTGGACCACCCATTTGCATTACTCTTCCTTGGTGCAATTTTCTCTAATGAACACGTCGACTTAGATATAGACCTCCTCTGAGCAGACTCCACCAAGTTCCTTGGAGGTGAAAGAGGCTTATTCTGCTCAAAGAAGCATGTGGAAGACGATATTGACCTCCTGTGAGTCGATTCAACCAGTTTTTTCGGAGGAGAAAGCAACTGGGTGTCTTGCAAAGAAAGTTGAGTTTTGAGAGTTGTAGAGGAGGGGACTGGGACTCGGGCAGATGGGTCTGCTTGGAATCGTGACCTGCGGAAGGTTGATTGCCTAGGTGGCAAACTAGAGGTTAGATCATTTCTTGTCGGGGAAGGTGGTGCACTAGACGGTGGTGTATGATTGGTGGGTTTAAGGATGTTGGAGAACCATTTATGAACAGCTTCGGCTGTGGATATATTATCAGTAGGACTAGGAGAGTTCACCGTGTCTGGTGTTTCTGATTTGTTGCGGCTGTGTTTTGCTGATTTCGTTAGAATCTCTTCACTGAATCCTTCCAACTGCCTGTTCCTGTATTTTAAACACACTCGATTggattcatatatatgtatatgtatagatCAGATGAATGAATGTTAGAAATACTCCTACCTTCTAGCAGACCTGGAGAGAGGGTCACGGCGTTCAAAAGATGATGACAGGGAAAGCCGCCTCGGTTGAGCGGCGGCGAACTTAGGTGAACCAACAAGGCGAGAAGGCGAGTCACTCCGAGAAGGAGATGAAGCCATCATGCGCCTAGCTTCTTCCAGCCATTCCTGAGTTAGCTTGCTGCTATTACTCCTTGTGCTAGAATCAAAATCTTCGTCTTCTTCATCCGTAGACTTACCAGTTAAATTATAATGAGCTTTCTTGTCATTATCGACAGTTCCGAAGAACATGTCGTTGATGAAATCAGTGAGGTCGGGAACATGTTGCTGGTCGGCTTCAGCTTTGCATCGATTCTCCAATGCTTTCTTCTGCAACGATGAGTCTCTGCTGAGTCTCCGATCCATGAGGGCCGCCGGCAATGCCAGAGTGAAAGAGAAAAAGAAGCCGGAATATGATTCGGCAACAACGAAAAAGAGGGTGTAATTTTGGAAAAGGTAGCGTAGCGTTGGTAATATCATAAGGCACGATGTGGATGAAGCAACGTTGGCCGGCCCGGCATTCTCAGTTGATGTCATTTTCTTGGTGTGCTGTCTTTGCCTGTACGCCTTGTCTTTTCTTTTGTGCTATCCGGATTGATAGCGATCGACGGCAAAGCCTCTTCCTATTCTAAGAATTTCTCCACTTTGTCCATGCAAACAAACTCATAATATATTTTCTACATCTTTCTGTATAAGAGCATTAGACTtgattaaattcaaattcaaataggATTTTTAAATGGGAAAGCTCTTCAATATTATTTTCATCTATAATCTATAATGCTAAAATTTATGATCTTATTTATAAAACAACAAATTTCTTATCACTTAacacttcaaattttaaaaaagttggtacgaaatatttttaaatatactttgtttatattaaatatattcgTGATAAGATGTGagctcattttttttttttgtagtgtCGTAGTCTGGCTCTACCTTATTTTGGTAGCTTATCAAGTTTAGTTGCTCATCAGAGACAAATGTTAACTTTTGGTATTTGATAAGTGCTGTTAAAGTGTGATATGGTTGCTGGGAGTTTAATTTCATAGGTACTATTAAAAGGTGGTGGTTTAAGAGTTGTTGCGCAGTGTTTTGGTCAATTTGGTAGGGTTGCAAAGCGACTAGGTTCGAAGGGAAACAATTGAAGATCGCAGGCATCTTCTTGTCCAAATTGAGAACACTATTGGAATTCGGGCTTCAAAAGAAGATGTGTGCATTTTTTAGTCGACTTGGTGGGATAACCCACTGCTATGTGTTCCGTCAAGCCGCGGGTGTGCTGTTCGCAAAGGGTTATCGTGGTCTCCACCTCCCCATGGTTGTTTCAAATTTAACGTGGATGAATCCGCTAGGGGCAAGCCGGGTCCTGGGGGCTGTGGGGGAGTCTTAAGGAATTCGTCAGGAGACATTCTTGCTTTGGGTATTATCGATTCAAATGTAGCAAAGGTTTTGGCCATCAAGGTTGCATTGGATTTTTTGGTAAGGACGGTTGATgtattttgagtttgatattggaaatcaaatatatattttgtgtGTCAGTTGCTTTAGGCCTTTAGTAATAGGCTATTGTTAGTTTTGTCTGCTGtaaattttttcttctttattcttctctttctttttgtaACAAAATTTACACCAACAGTCGTATTTAGAGTGTCTTCTTGATGGCTGTGAGGTTCTACTGCTATTTTTTGAGTGTTTCCAATGGCTTCTTCTAATGTTATTTCAACATCCATTCCTATTTTCATAGGAACTCATTATCATGTCTAGTTAAGATGATAGTTTATTTGAGATCTCTTGGCTTGTGGAAAGTTGTAGAAACTGATGAAGATCCACCAACATTGAGACAAAATCCTACCATTGCTCAGCTCAAAGCTTATGATAAAGAAATCTTGAAAAAAGATAAAGCCTTAACATGCATTCACTCCGGGTTAGCAGATCATATTTTCACAAGCATTATGAATCTTGAAACACCAAAAGTTATTTGGGATTAACTCAAAGAAACTTATGAGGGAGGTGGTAGAGTGAAGAAAACAGAACTTTTAACTCTAAAAAGAGAGTTTATGATGCTGCAAATGAAGGAGGATGAGATGATTAAAGATTATTCAACCAGGCTGATGGTTATTGTAAACCAAATCAGACTTTATGGTGAAGAACTGCTTGATGAAAAGGCGGTTGAAAAAGTCATGATCAATGTTCCTCAAAAGTTTAATGCCAAAATTTCATCTATTGAGGAATCTTGTAAAATGACGAGTCTGACAATTGTTGATCTTGTTAGCAAGTTAAAAACGCAAGAACAAAGGGTTTCTATGTGAGTCCATGAGGCAAGTGAATGTGCTTTTCTTGCTGCTCATAGAGGAGTAAAGTTCAACAGCTCCAGGAAGAAATTTGAAAGCTTAAGCAAGGGCAAAGTTGTTCTTTCTTCCATGATTaatgataaaactaacatattttaatctcattcttaatgcgtttttggacgattatttatgcaaattggtgaatttgatgctcctgaTCCTTTGAATTCATGTTCCTATACTTAAGTGAGCATTTGGGAGCGAAAGAAGTGAAAATCGAGCTAAAATGAACAAATATAGCAGATTTTAGGATCCACACgggctgggcacacgcccatgtgccagcccatgtcgaTTTCGCACATTGCTTCCCAAACACGCGGAAAAgcacaatttttaggctttctgagcattctaaagtctataaataccaaatagaaaaAGAGATATGAGAGCCATAAGAGAggatcgaagaaaacactcgaagaacaccattggagcCAAATCTGAAGCAAATTTCCATCAAGATCgaagacctccttttaatttcttctgaagtttttatgattttctttatgtcttgtagttattctgactttgagatgttttatttcagaattatgaactaattccctagatacctagggaagatgaaacctatgatgaattctattatttgatttttgttttacaTGATAagtacttgattcttgttctcaattatgtgtgcttatttcttattttaatatttttaggatattaattcatatttaatatgcttaattcagtggagcaaaagtccctatttaagagtagatctagtataattgagtggagttgcatgcaatcatagaaataggacaacataaatctataTGATtatagtcaaatctaataagggaatccatagatcgagttaatacgatgataggggttttaattagaaagagatttcaattaatcaacctagagttagttgttcttactctcaaaagagatattaacataatttagggatttctacggatcaagacaccaagtgaataaatcgtttaatttagattcaaaCTAATAGGAgaagtctaggtagattctttcctgggtattgtctctctcattggttatcttttgattattttccttattcattctctgttgagttcttaattaaattagtttagtaaatttactttaaaaaacaTTACTTCAgtttgtcggctaaataatagaaaaatagtaattactaatacttttagtcctcgtgtaTACGATATCTCTACTGACCATAGCTATACTATCTAccaataggtgcacttgcctccgtcgtatttttagttagtcACGTGagacacatcaagtttttggcacagTTGTcgaggactaaaatattaggaacacttgatttttattaatttagccatttctgtttttattttatatttttgtcttagtttaatttttacattctaatttttctattgtttgcttctggcaggttcatttagtttatgactagaagaaacccgtcgggaccattgaTTTACGACAACAAGATTGGAAGTACTACTCATAGAAATCGTAGAGAAGTAAAGTAGAATTGATAAAATTTAGTAGACTAACAAGAGGACATTATTATTACTAAAGAGATGAGTGATAATCAGAATATTTAGCTACCTCCTGCAGCAGCTCCTGCTCCtattcctcgtactatgtacgattatgccaaaCCTACTCTAACTAGGGCTAAATCGAGTATTATACGACCTACCATTACTGCAAATAACTTCGAACTAAATCCAAACACTATTCAGATGGTACAACAATATGATTAGTTCAATGGTTTGCAAGACAAAGATCTAAATACTCATTTGTCAAATTTTCTGGAAATTTGCGATACTTTCAAGATTAATAGCGCCATTGATGACACCATTCGCTTACGGTTATTCCTTTTCTCATTGAGAAAAAAGCTAAACCATGGTTAAACTCTTTACCACGAGGTTCAATCACTACATGGGTTCAAATGATCGAGAAATTTCTACTAAAGTACTTCCCACTGGCTAAAACAACAAAGTTGACgaatgacatctcttcttttgtCCAGACCGATTTAAAGACtttatatgatgcatgagagagatacaagggcTTATTGAGAATgtgtcctcaccatgggttacctttatggctacaagttcaaaccttctacaacgtTTTGAATCTTTCAACTAGGCAACAATCACCTTATTAACAAGAGAAGAAGTTGAACCTTAAGAAGATGTTGACAAAGTTTATCTCGATGTTAGAAACTCGTTTCCAAAACACTGAGGCAACAttgaaaaatcaacaagcatcgatttaAGTGCTCGAAAACCAAATAGGTCAGCTTGCTAAGTTAATTTTGAAAAGACCATAAGGTAGATTGCCTAGCAATACTGAAACTAACCAATAgaagcaatttcatgcaattactgttcaagatgaagaagggttagttgaatctgaacaagaaccgaggcaagaaattaTGGTGAACAATGATGAGGCTGAGGAAAGTCAGAAATAGCAGAAGCCGGTTGTTAAGGAATAT includes:
- the LOC107949735 gene encoding uncharacterized protein yields the protein MDRRLSRDSSLQKKALENRCKAEADQQHVPDLTDFINDMFFGTVDNDKKAHYNLTGKSTDEEDEDFDSSTRSNSSKLTQEWLEEARRMMASSPSRSDSPSRLVGSPKFAAAQPRRLSLSSSFERRDPLSRSARRNRQLEGFSEEILTKSAKHSRNKSETPDTVNSPSPTDNISTAEAVHKWFSNILKPTNHTPPSSAPPSPTRNDLTSSLPPRQSTFRRSRFQADPSARVPVPSSTTLKTQLSLQDTQLLSPPKKLVESTHRRSISSSTCFFEQNKPLSPPRNLVESAQRRSISKSTCSLEKIAPRKSNANGWSKEDDGTREISLNKFLKDQRSKFEMILNGEAGSKAKIVLSGPSNSTSSMVAAICYAWLLDNRGKKSKGGEEEGCIVVPVMNVKRERMWKHRQAAWLFHHVGLDATSLLFAEEVDVETLMMAGQLSILVVGQDILKTNREVGSQCTILTDNYCEAAYELLQTPMLKKLLLSGILLDTQNLNVYAKLSMARDAEAVQLLLVGSVPNYRNALYDQLMQDERDNSFIEVLQHTYGKPSNDGVDDTVYTMSETKSPSISCREASATHSDKTSNDARSAKVNKPPSKPAKPGAVPVKGGTDSIAEASRGKNKFFLAKWFGFGSK